The following proteins are co-located in the Myroides profundi genome:
- a CDS encoding TonB-dependent receptor, whose translation MCKSIFKLVTINIFLCLLFALNSYAQNIKGKVLSNGTVLSYATVTLVGTDKGVVTDEQGGFTFESLKEGTYTVKADFVGFAAQTKKVTVKGTQTSTVSFDLKEDANLDEIVISGTLKPVLKSEAVVPVEIYTPAFFEKNPTASLFDAVQMINGVQPQLNCNVCNTGDIHINGMEGPYTMILIDGMPIVSSLSTVYGLFGIPTNMIERVEVVKGPASSLYGTEAMGGIINVITKDPEHAAKLSVDAFSTTWLENNIDLGASYKLGNKVKGLFGGNYFKFGERKDKNGDGFTDVTQQDRVSLFNKVSLKRKDDKVASLALRYVYEDRWGGETNWKRKQHRGGEEVYAESIFTNRFEAIGMYQLPTTENIYTQFSYIYHKQNSMYGPESYDAKQQVAFAQAYWDKTLGNHSLLLGSSFKYTYYDDNTRATGIYDENGLVKNQPEETPIPGIFIQDEWTLNKKNKLLLGYRFDYDKTHKGIHSPRVGYKYTPHPHHTLRGSFGTGFRVVNVFTEDHRALSGAREVVFAEKLDPEKSYNANINYTVKVPSNFGVFNFDLNGFYTYFTNKIDADTDTDQTKIIYANLDGHAISKGVSLNVDVTFDFPLKLMAGATYMDVFRKEDGVREQIYHSPKWSGNFIASYNFGSGFTADLTSDWKGPMRLPRVENDYRPEYSPWTVLANIQVTKKFNNGFEVYGGVKNLFNTLPKEDPISRWWDPFGEPGNGVAPPPGRNDVIFEPNDYSYTPLQGIRGFLGVRYNIF comes from the coding sequence ATGTGTAAAAGTATTTTTAAACTTGTAACAATAAATATTTTCCTTTGTCTCCTTTTTGCATTGAATTCTTATGCTCAAAATATCAAAGGAAAAGTTCTTTCTAATGGTACTGTGCTTTCTTATGCTACAGTTACCTTAGTAGGGACAGATAAGGGAGTAGTCACTGATGAGCAAGGTGGTTTTACTTTCGAGTCATTAAAAGAAGGAACCTATACTGTGAAGGCAGACTTCGTAGGTTTTGCAGCTCAGACTAAAAAGGTAACTGTAAAAGGAACTCAGACCAGTACAGTATCTTTCGATCTAAAAGAAGATGCTAATCTAGATGAGATTGTTATTTCGGGTACACTGAAGCCTGTGCTAAAGTCAGAGGCAGTAGTACCTGTAGAGATATATACGCCAGCATTCTTTGAGAAGAATCCTACTGCTAGTTTATTTGACGCTGTACAGATGATCAATGGGGTACAACCTCAGCTAAACTGTAATGTATGTAATACGGGAGACATCCATATCAATGGTATGGAAGGGCCGTATACTATGATCCTGATCGATGGTATGCCTATCGTATCTTCTCTATCGACTGTATACGGGTTATTCGGTATTCCGACGAATATGATCGAGAGAGTAGAAGTAGTTAAGGGGCCAGCCTCTTCACTATACGGAACAGAAGCGATGGGTGGTATTATCAACGTGATTACTAAAGATCCAGAGCACGCAGCGAAATTAAGCGTAGATGCGTTCAGCACGACTTGGTTAGAGAATAATATCGATTTAGGAGCTAGTTATAAACTAGGGAATAAAGTAAAAGGACTTTTCGGAGGGAACTACTTTAAGTTCGGAGAACGAAAAGATAAAAACGGGGATGGTTTTACAGATGTAACACAACAAGACAGAGTATCTCTATTCAATAAAGTATCTCTAAAGAGAAAGGATGATAAAGTAGCTAGTCTTGCACTGCGCTATGTATATGAAGACAGATGGGGAGGAGAGACTAACTGGAAGCGCAAGCAACACCGTGGAGGAGAAGAGGTATATGCAGAAAGCATCTTCACTAACCGCTTCGAAGCGATAGGGATGTACCAGCTACCGACTACAGAGAATATCTATACACAGTTCTCTTACATCTATCACAAGCAGAACTCTATGTATGGGCCAGAGTCTTATGATGCGAAACAACAAGTAGCTTTCGCTCAAGCTTATTGGGATAAGACCTTAGGAAACCACAGTCTTTTACTAGGTTCGTCATTTAAGTATACTTATTATGATGACAATACTCGTGCTACGGGTATCTATGATGAAAACGGATTAGTAAAGAATCAACCAGAAGAAACACCGATACCAGGTATCTTCATCCAAGATGAATGGACGCTTAATAAAAAGAATAAATTATTATTAGGATACCGTTTTGACTATGATAAGACGCATAAGGGGATTCACTCTCCACGAGTAGGGTATAAGTACACACCTCATCCACACCATACCTTAAGAGGAAGTTTTGGTACAGGGTTCCGCGTAGTGAATGTCTTCACAGAAGATCACAGAGCGTTATCAGGAGCTAGAGAAGTAGTATTCGCTGAGAAACTAGACCCAGAGAAATCATACAATGCTAATATCAACTATACAGTGAAAGTACCTTCTAATTTCGGAGTGTTTAATTTCGACTTGAACGGGTTCTATACTTATTTCACGAATAAGATTGATGCAGATACAGATACAGACCAGACTAAGATTATCTATGCTAACCTAGATGGGCACGCTATCTCTAAAGGAGTATCTCTTAACGTAGATGTGACATTTGACTTCCCACTGAAGTTGATGGCAGGAGCTACTTATATGGATGTATTCAGAAAAGAGGATGGAGTACGAGAGCAAATATATCACTCTCCTAAATGGTCAGGTAACTTTATCGCAAGTTATAACTTCGGTAGTGGATTCACAGCAGATTTAACATCAGACTGGAAAGGACCGATGAGATTGCCACGCGTAGAGAATGACTATAGACCAGAGTACTCACCATGGACAGTATTAGCGAATATCCAAGTGACTAAGAAGTTTAACAACGGATTCGAAGTATACGGAGGAGTGAAGAACTTATTCAACACGCTACCAAAAGAAGACCCTATCTCTAGATGGTGGGATCCATTCGGAGAGCCAGGTAATGGTGTAGCACCACCTCCAGGTAGAAATGATGTAATCTTCGAACCAAACGATTATAGTTATACTCCATTACAAGGAATAAGAGGATTCTTAGGAGTGAGATATAATATTTTTTAG
- a CDS encoding siderophore ABC transporter substrate-binding protein, which translates to MKKTSKILMSLLLTTVLFTSCKQESSKPTSDEKISIENMGRTITFNKELKDVVVLDVGAIDNMVELGIPFKGMAKLYSPKYLSKYTDNPNIANVGAAMQPNFEEVSKVSPDLIIMSNWFEKDYPEFSKIAPTVSIGSSGSNYLDSTKENLKVIGSIFQVEVKTDALIKNIDDKVAEIKDLLSKSDEKALLIMYNSKSYREFGVDSRYGFVFDKLGVKSVAPELKSTSDYGNLVSSEFILEHNPDIIFIIDRGAVIEGIVADKGELENPLIQKTNAYKNGKIVYLNPDIWYLAGGGYISLNIMLDEIHNAYKK; encoded by the coding sequence ATGAAAAAGACCTCTAAGATTTTAATGAGTTTACTATTAACTACAGTTTTGTTTACGAGTTGTAAGCAAGAGAGTAGTAAACCAACTTCTGATGAAAAGATCTCTATCGAGAATATGGGAAGAACGATTACTTTTAATAAAGAGTTGAAGGATGTAGTTGTTTTAGATGTGGGTGCGATAGATAATATGGTAGAATTAGGTATCCCTTTTAAGGGAATGGCAAAGCTGTATAGTCCAAAGTATTTATCTAAGTATACAGATAATCCTAATATTGCTAATGTAGGAGCTGCCATGCAACCTAATTTTGAGGAAGTGAGTAAAGTGTCTCCGGATCTTATTATTATGAGTAATTGGTTTGAAAAAGACTATCCAGAGTTCTCTAAGATTGCTCCTACAGTTTCTATAGGTAGCTCAGGAAGTAACTATCTTGATAGCACTAAGGAGAATCTAAAGGTAATAGGAAGTATATTTCAAGTAGAAGTAAAAACAGATGCTCTGATTAAGAATATTGATGATAAGGTGGCCGAGATAAAAGATTTATTAAGTAAGAGTGATGAGAAGGCTTTACTTATTATGTATAATTCTAAGTCATATAGAGAGTTCGGTGTAGATTCTAGATATGGATTTGTCTTTGATAAGTTAGGAGTGAAGTCTGTAGCACCAGAGCTTAAAAGTACAAGTGATTACGGAAACTTAGTGTCAAGTGAATTTATTCTAGAGCACAACCCTGATATTATCTTCATTATCGATAGAGGAGCAGTGATAGAAGGGATTGTAGCTGATAAGGGGGAACTAGAGAACCCATTGATTCAGAAGACAAATGCTTATAAAAATGGAAAGATAGTATATCTAAATCCGGATATATGGTATCTAGCAGGGGGTGGGTATATCTCATTGAATATCATGTTAGACGAAATACATAATGCCTATAAGAAGTAA
- a CDS encoding 50S ribosomal protein L25/general stress protein Ctc, whose protein sequence is MKSITIKGSERESVGKVSTKALRNAGMVPCVLYGGTEAAVHFSAEEKAFKNLVYTPNVHTVVIELEGGKKFNAILQDIQFHPVSDKILHIDFYQLHDDKEITLDVPVKIVGNSKGVMAGGVLNLNLRKLKVKALPANLPDFVEVNISNLEMGNKLYVTDVPVNNYKLLHTDNTVICQVRISRAAMKAAQEAAKAAKATPKKK, encoded by the coding sequence ATGAAATCAATTACGATTAAAGGATCTGAAAGAGAAAGCGTAGGTAAAGTATCAACTAAAGCCTTACGTAATGCTGGAATGGTACCTTGCGTGTTATACGGAGGAACTGAAGCAGCTGTGCATTTTTCTGCTGAAGAAAAAGCATTCAAAAATTTAGTTTACACTCCAAACGTACACACAGTGGTAATTGAGTTGGAAGGTGGAAAAAAATTCAACGCTATCTTACAAGATATCCAATTCCACCCAGTAAGCGATAAAATCTTACACATCGATTTCTATCAATTACATGACGATAAAGAAATTACATTAGATGTTCCAGTGAAAATCGTTGGAAACTCTAAAGGAGTAATGGCTGGAGGGGTATTAAACCTAAACTTACGTAAATTGAAAGTTAAGGCTTTACCAGCTAACTTACCTGACTTCGTAGAAGTAAACATTTCTAACTTAGAAATGGGGAACAAATTATATGTTACTGATGTACCTGTTAACAATTACAAATTGTTACACACTGATAACACTGTAATCTGTCAAGTAAGAATTTCTCGTGCAGCTATGAAAGCAGCTCAAGAAGCAGCAAAAGCAGCAAAAGCTACTCCAAAGAAAAAATAA
- a CDS encoding siderophore ABC transporter substrate-binding protein, producing MTSKVITSTVLAAMLFVGCKKENTKASSEETITIENMNRSVSFNKKLENVVVFDVGAMENMAELGIPFKGMAKVYSPNFLSKYADDESIVNVGSFMQPNYELVSSVDPDLIIMSNWFDKDYPEFAKIAPTISLGISGSNYLASTKDNLKTIGSVFQVEDKADKLIENIDAKVAEMKEVINKSDAKALLILYNNKSYSAFGEDSRYGYIFNDLGVKSAAAGLMGGSDHGNVVSSEFVLEHNPDIIFIIDRGAVMENVNADKKEVENPLIQKTNAYKNGKIVYLDPNAWYLAGGGYISLNIMLDEVMKAYK from the coding sequence ATGACTTCTAAGGTTATTACTAGCACAGTACTAGCAGCCATGCTTTTTGTAGGTTGTAAGAAGGAAAACACTAAGGCTTCTTCTGAAGAGACGATTACGATAGAGAATATGAATAGATCAGTTAGTTTTAATAAGAAACTAGAGAATGTAGTTGTATTTGACGTGGGAGCTATGGAGAATATGGCAGAATTAGGCATACCATTTAAGGGAATGGCTAAGGTATACAGCCCTAACTTCCTATCTAAATATGCAGATGATGAGAGTATCGTGAATGTAGGATCTTTTATGCAACCTAATTATGAGCTAGTAAGTTCTGTAGATCCAGATCTAATCATTATGAGTAACTGGTTTGATAAAGACTATCCAGAGTTTGCTAAAATAGCACCTACAATCTCTTTAGGTATCTCAGGAAGTAATTATTTAGCAAGTACAAAAGACAATCTTAAAACAATTGGTTCTGTTTTTCAAGTAGAAGATAAGGCAGATAAATTGATCGAAAATATCGATGCAAAAGTAGCTGAGATGAAAGAAGTGATTAATAAGAGCGATGCTAAAGCTTTATTAATCCTTTATAACAATAAGAGTTATAGTGCCTTCGGAGAAGATTCTCGTTATGGATATATCTTTAATGACTTAGGTGTGAAGTCTGCAGCTGCTGGTCTAATGGGGGGAAGCGATCACGGTAATGTAGTATCTAGTGAGTTCGTACTAGAGCACAACCCTGATATTATCTTTATCATCGATAGAGGTGCTGTAATGGAAAATGTAAATGCGGATAAGAAAGAAGTTGAGAATCCATTGATTCAAAAGACTAATGCATATAAGAATGGTAAGATTGTTTATCTAGATCCTAATGCATGGTATCTTGCAGGTGGAGGGTATATCTCTCTAAACATCATGTTAGATGAAGTAATGAAAGCGTACAAATAA
- the pth gene encoding aminoacyl-tRNA hydrolase gives MKKFLIIGLGNIGAEYINTRHNIGFKVVDEIANELGGDWQTVKLGSLAEVKIKGRTLLLLKPNTYMNLSGKAVQYWMEKEKIPVENILVITDDLNLAFGTIRIKPKGSDGGHNGLKSIQGTLNSAAYPRFRFGISDEFKKGQQVDYVLGVWDEKEKEQLPERLKMASKAVQEFALGGLNNAMNTYNGK, from the coding sequence ATGAAGAAGTTTTTAATTATAGGATTAGGAAATATCGGTGCTGAGTATATCAACACTCGTCATAATATCGGTTTTAAAGTAGTAGACGAAATAGCTAATGAGCTTGGAGGGGATTGGCAAACTGTAAAACTAGGAAGCTTAGCAGAAGTAAAGATAAAAGGTAGAACACTTTTATTATTAAAACCTAATACATATATGAATCTAAGTGGTAAAGCGGTTCAGTATTGGATGGAGAAAGAAAAGATACCAGTAGAGAATATTTTAGTGATTACAGATGATTTAAATCTAGCTTTCGGAACCATTAGAATAAAACCAAAAGGATCTGATGGCGGACACAATGGATTAAAAAGTATTCAAGGTACTTTAAACTCTGCTGCATATCCTCGTTTTAGATTTGGTATCAGCGATGAATTTAAGAAAGGACAGCAAGTTGACTATGTTTTAGGGGTATGGGATGAGAAAGAGAAAGAACAGTTGCCAGAACGTCTTAAAATGGCTTCCAAAGCAGTACAAGAGTTTGCTCTAGGAGGGTTAAATAATGCTATGAATACTTATAACGGAAAGTAG
- a CDS encoding MFS transporter gives MNKSLIALAVGGLAIGMTEFSMMGLLPDIAKDLQISIPKAGNFISTYALGVVVGAPLLVMSSNKYAPHKVLMALMVMFSFFHLLFVLSPSYTTLIISRFMSGLPHGAFFGVGSVVATRLAQKGKEAQAVAIMFAGLTTANLVGVPLSTYIGQEYSWRTAYMLIASLGIVSAITIAFWIPKLEADKETNLKKQTAFFKTPIAWVLVALISIGTGGLFAWISYIAPMMTNIALISEAKIPLVMTLVGLGMFLGNFVGGKLADTFPPAKAVIFSFCAMATCLIIVYYTVHIQWMAYAMSLITGLVAFTIGSPLQMLLINNAKGSEMLAASAGQASFNIGNALGASLGGLPITMGLGYNSPEWVGAGLALCGAILAYVFIKMKKRETA, from the coding sequence ATGAACAAAAGTTTAATAGCATTAGCTGTAGGTGGATTAGCCATCGGAATGACAGAATTCTCAATGATGGGACTACTACCTGACATCGCTAAAGACTTACAAATAAGCATACCTAAAGCGGGTAACTTCATTTCTACTTATGCATTAGGAGTAGTAGTAGGAGCTCCATTACTAGTAATGTCTTCTAATAAATACGCTCCTCATAAAGTATTGATGGCGCTAATGGTGATGTTCTCATTCTTTCACTTACTATTCGTATTGTCTCCAAGTTATACAACGCTAATTATCTCGCGTTTTATGTCAGGACTTCCTCACGGAGCATTCTTTGGGGTAGGATCTGTGGTAGCAACACGATTAGCTCAAAAAGGAAAAGAGGCACAAGCAGTAGCCATTATGTTCGCAGGGCTTACTACGGCTAATCTAGTAGGAGTGCCGTTGAGTACATACATCGGACAAGAATATTCATGGAGAACAGCCTATATGTTAATCGCTTCTTTAGGAATCGTATCTGCTATCACTATCGCATTTTGGATACCTAAACTAGAAGCAGACAAAGAAACAAATCTAAAGAAACAAACCGCTTTCTTTAAAACACCTATAGCCTGGGTATTGGTAGCGTTAATCTCTATTGGTACAGGAGGACTTTTTGCTTGGATCAGTTATATCGCACCGATGATGACTAATATCGCTCTAATATCAGAAGCAAAGATACCTTTAGTCATGACCTTAGTAGGGTTAGGTATGTTCTTAGGAAACTTCGTAGGAGGAAAATTAGCAGATACCTTTCCGCCTGCTAAAGCAGTTATTTTCTCTTTCTGTGCCATGGCAACTTGTTTAATTATCGTATATTACACTGTACATATTCAATGGATGGCTTATGCAATGTCACTTATCACAGGATTAGTAGCGTTCACGATCGGTTCGCCTTTACAAATGTTGTTAATCAATAATGCGAAAGGTTCTGAAATGTTGGCCGCTTCTGCTGGACAAGCATCCTTCAATATCGGTAATGCATTAGGAGCTTCATTAGGAGGACTTCCTATCACCATGGGATTAGGTTATAATTCTCCTGAATGGGTAGGTGCAGGATTAGCACTATGTGGAGCGATATTGGCTTATGTATTTATCAAAATGAAAAAAAGGGAAACAGCTTAA
- the aspS gene encoding aspartate--tRNA ligase, with protein sequence MYRTHNCGALRASDINTEVTLSGWVSKHRDKGFMIWVDLRDRYGITQLIFDAERTDKAVFEAAKNLGREFVIQVKGQVIERASKNPNIPTGDIEILVDTLTVLNESAVPPFTIEDDTDGGEDIRMKYRYLDIRRNPVKNNLLFRHKVAQEVRNYLSAQDFCEVETPYLISSTPEGARDFVVPSRMNAGEFYALPQSPQTFKQLLMVGGMDRYFQIVKCFRDEDLRADRQPEFTQIDCEMAFVNQEDVMDTFEGMTRHLLKSVHGIEVDKFPRMTFEEAMRKYGNDKPDIRFGMEFGELNAVAQHKEFGVFNSAELVVGIAVPGAASYTRKEIDALIDWVKRPQVGASGMVYCKCEADGSFKSSVDKFYDQEDLKQWAEVTGAKAGDLILVLSGPANKTRAQLSALRMELGNRMGLRKSDEFAPLWVIDFPLFEYDEEAGRYFAMHHPFTSPKVEDIPLLDTDPGKVRANAYDMVLNGNEIGGGSIRIHDKATQELMFKHLGFSKEEAEKQFGFLMNAFQYGAPPHGGLAFGLDRLVAILGGQETIRDFIAFPKNNSGRDVMIDAPSTITPEQLEELHINVVKPQV encoded by the coding sequence ATGTACAGAACGCATAATTGCGGAGCCTTAAGAGCTTCGGATATAAATACAGAAGTTACCCTATCAGGATGGGTAAGCAAGCATCGCGATAAAGGTTTTATGATTTGGGTTGATTTACGTGACCGTTACGGGATTACACAATTAATCTTTGATGCAGAGAGAACTGATAAAGCAGTATTCGAAGCAGCTAAAAACCTAGGACGAGAGTTTGTAATTCAAGTAAAAGGACAAGTAATCGAACGCGCTTCTAAAAACCCAAATATCCCTACTGGAGATATTGAGATTTTAGTAGACACGCTAACAGTATTAAACGAATCTGCTGTTCCTCCATTTACTATCGAAGATGATACTGATGGTGGAGAAGATATCCGTATGAAATACCGTTACTTAGATATCCGTAGAAATCCAGTGAAGAACAATTTATTGTTTAGACACAAGGTAGCTCAAGAGGTAAGAAATTATCTTTCTGCTCAAGATTTCTGTGAGGTAGAAACTCCTTACTTAATTAGTTCTACTCCTGAAGGAGCTCGTGACTTCGTAGTGCCTTCTCGTATGAATGCTGGAGAATTCTACGCTTTACCACAATCACCACAAACATTCAAACAGTTGTTAATGGTAGGTGGTATGGATAGATACTTCCAAATAGTAAAATGTTTCCGTGACGAGGATTTACGTGCTGATAGACAGCCTGAGTTTACTCAGATAGACTGTGAGATGGCATTCGTAAACCAAGAAGATGTTATGGATACATTCGAAGGAATGACTAGGCATTTATTAAAATCAGTTCATGGAATTGAAGTTGATAAGTTCCCTCGTATGACTTTTGAAGAAGCAATGCGCAAATACGGTAATGACAAACCAGATATCCGTTTTGGGATGGAGTTCGGTGAGTTAAATGCTGTAGCTCAACATAAAGAATTCGGTGTATTTAATAGTGCGGAGTTAGTAGTAGGTATAGCTGTACCAGGTGCTGCTTCGTACACTCGTAAAGAGATAGATGCTCTTATTGACTGGGTAAAACGCCCACAAGTAGGTGCTTCTGGTATGGTGTACTGTAAATGTGAAGCAGATGGATCATTTAAGTCTTCTGTAGATAAATTCTATGATCAAGAAGATCTTAAGCAATGGGCTGAGGTGACTGGTGCTAAAGCTGGTGACTTAATCTTAGTGCTTTCTGGTCCTGCAAATAAAACAAGAGCTCAATTAAGTGCTCTACGTATGGAATTAGGTAATCGTATGGGATTAAGAAAGTCTGATGAGTTCGCACCATTGTGGGTTATCGACTTCCCTCTATTCGAGTATGACGAAGAAGCTGGGCGTTACTTCGCTATGCACCATCCATTTACTTCACCTAAAGTAGAAGATATTCCATTATTAGATACAGACCCAGGTAAGGTACGTGCTAATGCTTATGATATGGTATTAAACGGTAACGAAATCGGAGGAGGTTCTATTCGTATTCACGATAAAGCTACTCAAGAGTTAATGTTTAAACACCTTGGATTTAGCAAAGAAGAAGCTGAAAAACAATTTGGTTTCTTAATGAATGCGTTCCAATATGGAGCACCACCTCATGGAGGTCTAGCTTTTGGTTTAGATAGATTAGTAGCTATCTTAGGAGGGCAAGAGACGATTAGAGATTTCATCGCATTCCCTAAAAACAACTCTGGTAGAGATGTAATGATTGACGCTCCGTCAACTATCACTCCAGAACAATTAGAAGAATTACATATCAATGTGGTAAAACCACAGGTTTAA
- a CDS encoding metal-dependent transcriptional regulator translates to MLTYSEENYLKTIFHLSLGQTQGISTNAIAAKIETKASSVTDMIKKLNDKELIKYQKYQGVTLTPKGVMAAKMIVRKHRLWEVFLVDKLGFNWDEVHDVAEELEHIKSEKLINKLDAFLGFPTEDPHGDPIPNEKGEIKQIDKKLLSEVEANKEVVCVGVKDSSTEFLQYLDKQKISLGSKLEILDIEPFDQSYTIRVDDHTITITKKIASNLFVKKQ, encoded by the coding sequence ATGCTTACCTATTCAGAAGAGAATTATTTAAAAACTATATTCCATTTATCACTAGGGCAAACTCAAGGAATTTCGACTAATGCTATTGCTGCAAAAATCGAAACCAAAGCCTCATCTGTGACAGATATGATAAAGAAGCTAAATGATAAGGAGCTGATTAAATATCAAAAGTATCAAGGAGTTACACTTACTCCTAAGGGAGTTATGGCTGCTAAGATGATCGTGAGAAAGCACAGACTATGGGAGGTATTCTTAGTGGATAAACTTGGATTTAATTGGGATGAAGTTCACGATGTCGCAGAAGAACTAGAACATATAAAGTCAGAAAAGTTAATTAATAAACTAGATGCATTTCTAGGATTCCCGACAGAAGATCCTCATGGAGACCCTATTCCTAACGAAAAAGGAGAAATAAAACAGATAGATAAGAAGTTATTATCTGAAGTAGAGGCTAATAAAGAAGTAGTATGTGTAGGGGTGAAAGACTCTTCTACGGAGTTCTTACAATACTTAGATAAACAGAAAATATCATTAGGATCAAAACTAGAGATATTAGATATAGAGCCTTTTGATCAGTCGTACACCATCAGAGTAGACGACCATACGATCACCATCACCAAAAAAATAGCAAGTAATCTGTTCGTTAAAAAACAATAG
- a CDS encoding thioredoxin family protein has protein sequence MTRFYFFFMFSYFFGLALYAQPKEIMFSELEQVMATNPKPVVVFMHTDWCSYCALMEKKTLNNDKVMQKLDEDFYFISFNAEQEEAIEYKGKRYELRKTGVQAKQHELAKELAQSNAYPAVIFLNEKLEIMYRHFAYVRSNDMYKLLNAIKPS, from the coding sequence ATGACGAGATTTTATTTTTTTTTCATGTTTAGTTATTTCTTTGGGTTAGCGCTCTATGCTCAACCCAAAGAGATAATGTTTTCGGAGTTAGAGCAAGTGATGGCTACTAACCCTAAACCCGTTGTCGTATTTATGCATACAGACTGGTGTAGCTATTGTGCTCTGATGGAAAAGAAGACATTGAACAATGATAAAGTGATGCAGAAGTTAGATGAAGACTTTTATTTCATCTCTTTTAATGCAGAACAAGAAGAAGCTATAGAGTATAAAGGAAAGCGCTATGAGCTGAGAAAGACTGGTGTCCAAGCGAAGCAGCACGAGTTAGCAAAAGAATTAGCGCAGTCTAATGCTTATCCCGCTGTTATATTTCTGAATGAGAAACTAGAGATCATGTATCGACATTTTGCGTATGTACGATCTAATGATATGTATAAACTACTGAATGCTATAAAACCTTCTTAG
- a CDS encoding NADH:flavin oxidoreductase/NADH oxidase yields MKTLFSPLKLKDNTLHNKIIVSPMCQYSAHNGFASDWHLVHYGQFAIGKVGAIIQEATAISPEGRITYADLGIWSDKHISKLKQITEFIKSQGSVPCIQLAHAGRKASCDKPWINRAQIAPNNENGWQTIAPSAISFNEGENLPIAMDREEIKRIVEAFKQGAERAVKAGYEIIELHGAHGYLLHQFLSPLTNLRTDEYGGTFENRIRFVLEVIEAVKSVLSTQSLWLRISATDWADGGWTLEDSIELSKIVKEKGVELIDVSTGGLVRHQQIKVEVNYQVPFAEAIKQQSNILVGTVGLIKTGQQAEDILMANQADCILLGREFLRDPHFVMRAANELGVSLAWANQYERGKETQ; encoded by the coding sequence ATGAAAACTCTATTTTCTCCTTTAAAACTAAAGGACAATACTCTACACAATAAAATTATTGTTTCTCCAATGTGTCAGTATTCTGCACATAATGGTTTTGCGAGTGACTGGCACCTCGTACACTATGGCCAATTCGCTATAGGAAAAGTGGGAGCTATTATACAAGAAGCGACAGCCATAAGTCCGGAAGGAAGAATAACTTATGCTGATCTAGGAATATGGTCTGATAAACATATCAGTAAACTAAAGCAGATAACAGAGTTTATAAAAAGTCAAGGTTCTGTACCTTGTATACAACTAGCTCATGCAGGAAGAAAGGCAAGCTGTGACAAGCCATGGATAAATAGAGCACAGATAGCTCCCAATAATGAGAACGGGTGGCAAACTATAGCTCCTTCTGCTATTTCCTTCAACGAAGGAGAAAACCTTCCTATAGCAATGGATAGAGAAGAGATTAAGAGAATAGTAGAAGCTTTTAAACAAGGGGCTGAGCGTGCTGTAAAAGCAGGTTATGAAATCATAGAGCTACACGGTGCACATGGTTACTTACTACATCAGTTCTTATCTCCACTAACCAATCTACGTACAGATGAGTATGGAGGTACTTTTGAGAATAGGATTAGATTTGTGCTAGAAGTAATAGAAGCGGTTAAATCAGTCTTGTCTACTCAAAGCCTTTGGTTAAGAATATCAGCTACTGACTGGGCTGATGGAGGATGGACACTAGAAGATAGTATCGAACTCTCTAAAATAGTAAAAGAAAAAGGAGTAGAACTAATAGATGTAAGTACAGGAGGACTAGTAAGACATCAGCAAATAAAGGTTGAGGTTAATTATCAAGTTCCTTTTGCTGAAGCAATCAAACAACAGTCTAATATACTAGTAGGTACGGTAGGTCTAATCAAAACAGGACAACAAGCAGAAGATATACTAATGGCTAATCAAGCTGACTGTATCCTACTCGGTAGAGAATTTCTAAGAGATCCTCACTTCGTCATGAGAGCGGCTAATGAACTAGGTGTGAGTTTAGCATGGGCGAATCAATACGAAAGAGGAAAAGAAACACAATAA